A stretch of the Archangium violaceum genome encodes the following:
- a CDS encoding MlaE family ABC transporter permease — MSAALAWVGQETLGAVRAVGALALVLARTVLALARMERRELLRGLEEFGWGSLPLALATGALTGATVVVQTSLYVQRFGARGVLGWAAGYAVLWEFGPLLLGLVMAARLGARNAAELATMQVGGQLEGLRGIGLDPFAVLVAPRVVAMTASVSALSALTFLVAVLFESMAAFFTMGLPVRAFFDSFEHMLHVTDILGGVVKASAFGLAIALVSTAVGLRARGGARAVGQAAAGAVVMGCAAIFLLDFVLTTTLAMWLS, encoded by the coding sequence ATGAGCGCGGCGCTGGCCTGGGTCGGACAGGAGACGCTGGGCGCGGTGCGGGCCGTGGGAGCGCTGGCGCTGGTGCTGGCGAGGACGGTGCTGGCGCTGGCGCGGATGGAGCGCCGCGAGTTGCTGCGAGGGCTGGAGGAGTTCGGCTGGGGCTCGCTGCCGCTGGCGCTGGCGACGGGGGCGCTGACGGGGGCGACGGTGGTGGTGCAGACGTCGCTGTACGTGCAGCGCTTCGGGGCGCGAGGGGTGCTCGGGTGGGCGGCGGGCTACGCGGTGCTGTGGGAGTTCGGCCCGCTGCTGCTGGGATTGGTGATGGCGGCGCGGCTGGGTGCGCGCAACGCGGCGGAGCTGGCGACGATGCAGGTGGGCGGGCAGCTCGAGGGCCTGCGGGGCATCGGGTTGGATCCCTTCGCGGTGCTGGTGGCCCCGCGCGTGGTGGCGATGACGGCGAGCGTGTCGGCCCTGTCCGCCCTCACCTTCCTGGTGGCGGTGCTCTTCGAATCGATGGCGGCCTTCTTCACCATGGGGCTGCCGGTGCGGGCCTTCTTCGACAGCTTCGAGCACATGCTGCACGTGACGGACATCCTGGGCGGCGTGGTGAAGGCGAGCGCCTTCGGGCTGGCGATCGCGCTGGTGTCGACGGCGGTGGGACTGAGGGCCCGGGGAGGCGCGAGGGCGGTGGGCCAGGCGGCGGCGGGCGCGGTGGTGATGGGGTGCGCGGCCATCTTCCTGTTGGACTTCGTGCTCACCACCACGCTGGCGATGTGGCTGAGCTGA
- a CDS encoding MlaE family ABC transporter permease, translated as MNLLAFLGAPTLMLARAVRASVRDGLSWRECVNQLHELGARSTWLVASGMAFFGAVLVTFADSQARKVTGNLPVVGPPYFELLVREFGPVVSALLAAARAGASHSAELSTMSVNEQVEALEMSAGDPYADLVAPRVVAGLLGVPLLCVVGTMAATLSAVATASWVFGVDGTAFMDARYVDGWDLLAGLAKGAGCGLYIPLAAAVAGLSARGGAEAVGEATTRGVVAACFGCLLIDFVVALGFQAMGV; from the coding sequence ATGAACCTCCTCGCCTTCCTCGGAGCCCCGACGTTGATGCTCGCGCGCGCGGTGAGGGCGAGCGTGCGCGACGGGCTGTCCTGGCGCGAGTGCGTGAACCAGTTGCATGAGCTGGGCGCGCGCAGCACGTGGCTGGTGGCGTCGGGCATGGCCTTCTTCGGGGCGGTGCTGGTGACGTTCGCGGACAGCCAGGCACGCAAGGTGACGGGGAACCTGCCGGTGGTGGGCCCGCCCTACTTCGAGCTGCTGGTGCGCGAGTTCGGCCCGGTGGTGTCGGCGCTGCTCGCGGCGGCGCGCGCGGGGGCGAGCCACAGCGCCGAGCTGTCCACCATGAGCGTGAACGAGCAGGTGGAGGCGCTGGAGATGTCGGCGGGAGACCCGTACGCGGACCTGGTGGCGCCGAGGGTGGTGGCGGGGCTGCTGGGGGTGCCGCTCTTGTGCGTGGTGGGAACGATGGCGGCGACGCTGTCGGCGGTGGCCACGGCGAGCTGGGTGTTCGGGGTGGACGGGACGGCCTTCATGGACGCGCGGTACGTGGACGGGTGGGATCTGCTGGCGGGGCTCGCGAAGGGAGCGGGTTGCGGCCTCTACATTCCCCTGGCCGCGGCGGTGGCGGGCCTGTCCGCGCGCGGAGGCGCCGAGGCCGTGGGCGAGGCCACCACGCGCGGGGTGGTGGCGGCGTGCTTCGGCTGCCTGCTGATCGACTTCGTGGTCGCGCTCGGCTTCCAGGCGATGGGGGTGTGA
- a CDS encoding phage capsid protein, whose translation MNQRLGAVAASLLFTAFLSACGSDGDAGGAHEPAVRSEEALTGAGWTVLQASGPAPIRSIVRRSDGWLIGPRSSGHEIEVWASSNEGASWFRHGSVAKNAAVDFGDVTMLRIPGTATIFCAFREHANGQFRVTVTRSDNDGNSWVYDSTVVGPVSRFVGAPFLFLRANGDLQVYYDSEELAAARGYPGHQWIAMQGRNGRTGPWTAYGVVTVSREKAAGALSREGMPTVVRLGGDRLMVVAEGVEPFPTGGVRANVIHSTQSWDGGRTWDDSMRRTVYQSRIHSGTGRRYNAYAPYAIRVGNGPVGVAFCTDEDKTTAPDLSSTSPAQRQCHVGYVSTTTNFETWSGTSAIWTGSTQNYTPGLFERSSNNVIVTIDAFSGNQRVMRRP comes from the coding sequence ATGAACCAGAGACTTGGAGCAGTGGCTGCGTCCCTCCTCTTCACCGCGTTCCTCTCCGCGTGCGGCTCCGACGGGGACGCTGGTGGCGCCCACGAACCCGCCGTACGGAGCGAAGAAGCACTGACGGGGGCGGGCTGGACCGTCCTCCAGGCAAGCGGTCCAGCGCCCATCCGCAGCATCGTCCGCCGCTCCGACGGGTGGCTGATCGGCCCGCGCAGCTCTGGACACGAGATCGAGGTCTGGGCCAGTAGCAACGAGGGCGCGAGCTGGTTCCGCCACGGCTCCGTGGCCAAGAACGCGGCCGTCGATTTCGGCGATGTGACGATGCTCCGCATCCCCGGCACGGCCACCATCTTCTGTGCCTTCCGCGAGCATGCCAACGGGCAGTTCCGCGTCACCGTCACCCGGAGCGACAACGACGGCAACAGCTGGGTCTACGACAGCACCGTCGTGGGACCCGTCTCCCGCTTCGTCGGCGCGCCGTTCCTCTTCCTCCGGGCCAACGGCGACCTCCAGGTCTATTACGACTCCGAGGAGCTGGCCGCGGCCAGGGGCTATCCCGGCCACCAGTGGATCGCGATGCAGGGCCGCAACGGGAGGACCGGCCCCTGGACCGCGTACGGCGTCGTCACTGTCTCGCGGGAGAAGGCGGCTGGAGCACTGTCCCGCGAGGGAATGCCCACCGTCGTGCGGCTCGGCGGAGATCGCCTCATGGTGGTCGCCGAGGGCGTCGAGCCCTTCCCGACGGGTGGAGTCCGCGCCAACGTCATTCATTCCACCCAGTCGTGGGACGGCGGGAGGACCTGGGACGACTCGATGCGCCGAACCGTCTACCAGTCGCGAATCCATTCGGGCACCGGGCGGCGCTACAACGCCTACGCGCCCTACGCCATCCGGGTGGGCAATGGTCCCGTGGGCGTCGCCTTCTGCACCGACGAGGACAAGACCACGGCGCCCGATCTCTCGAGCACGTCCCCGGCGCAACGGCAGTGCCACGTCGGGTACGTCAGCACGACCACGAACTTCGAGACCTGGTCGGGCACGAGCGCGATCTGGACCGGCAGCACCCAGAACTACACGCCAGGCCTCTTCGAGCGGAGCTCGAATAACGTCATCGTGACCATCGATGCGTTCTCCGGAAACCAGCGCGTGATGCGCAGGCCGTGA
- a CDS encoding MlaD family protein, whose product MDERRLEMKVGGLVLVALAGVLGLLWLMGELRVGRDTVLSVDFSHTGNVVKGAPVKLGGVVVGRVEEIHLEPDRRDTRGQPLPVRMGLSVKPEALAALREDTRVTVATVGPLGEPYLELNPGSASAPPLPAGGALRGTDAPRLDLVAQQLSAFLDVASGALAEDPQGLQTLASNVSRLTGTLDGVLNENRGDLKTLTAELTAASKDLRALAKLARETLQPGGKGAQLLGDAAETAALMKRELPGISGSAAKTLNGLSMMTAGLDAKDGERLKLALEHYTAAGEKLDQMAARADRLLTRIEAGEGTVGALQKDKQVYEDLRSLLSDLRKHPWKVLWKD is encoded by the coding sequence ATGGATGAGCGTCGCTTGGAGATGAAGGTGGGCGGGCTCGTGCTCGTGGCGCTGGCGGGGGTGCTCGGGCTGCTGTGGCTGATGGGCGAGCTTCGGGTGGGCCGCGACACGGTGCTCTCGGTGGACTTCAGCCACACGGGCAACGTGGTGAAGGGCGCGCCGGTGAAGCTGGGCGGCGTGGTGGTGGGCCGGGTGGAGGAGATCCACCTGGAGCCGGACCGGAGGGACACGCGGGGCCAGCCGCTGCCAGTCCGGATGGGGCTGTCGGTGAAGCCCGAGGCGCTGGCGGCGCTGCGGGAGGACACGCGGGTGACGGTGGCCACGGTGGGGCCGCTGGGCGAGCCCTACCTGGAGCTGAACCCGGGCTCCGCGTCCGCCCCTCCCCTCCCCGCAGGCGGCGCGCTGCGAGGCACGGATGCACCGCGGCTGGACCTGGTGGCGCAACAGCTCTCCGCCTTCCTGGACGTGGCGAGCGGCGCGCTCGCGGAGGATCCGCAGGGGCTCCAGACACTGGCGAGCAACGTGTCACGGCTGACGGGAACGCTGGACGGCGTGCTGAACGAGAACCGGGGAGACCTGAAGACGCTGACGGCGGAGCTGACCGCGGCGTCGAAGGACCTGCGGGCCCTGGCGAAGCTCGCGCGGGAGACCCTGCAGCCCGGAGGCAAGGGGGCGCAGTTGCTGGGCGACGCGGCGGAGACGGCGGCGCTGATGAAGCGGGAGCTACCCGGCATCTCCGGCTCGGCGGCGAAGACGCTCAATGGCTTGTCAATGATGACGGCCGGGCTCGACGCGAAGGATGGCGAACGGCTGAAGCTGGCGCTGGAGCACTACACGGCGGCGGGCGAGAAGCTCGACCAGATGGCCGCGCGAGCGGACCGGCTGCTCACGCGCATCGAGGCTGGAGAGGGCACGGTGGGCGCGTTGCAGAAGGACAAACAGGTCTACGAGGATCTGCGTAGCCTCCTGTCCGACCTGCGCAAGCACCCGTGGAAGGTGCTCTGGAAGGACTGA
- a CDS encoding putative metal-binding motif-containing protein → MRLFLLLMGMWVMAGCRSADAGAVRVEIFYATFRPGCLTVTAVDAADPSHSETQQLTVEDRHSDSKTVAVFRKSDWSRDLRVTASAHEASCTGPEVATSTQRIQVPEKGSTVVYLDLRAEDLDGDGFVSALAPGRGTDCDDTDATVYPGAPETCDGKDSNCSGDESDATDPRGYYVDADGDGYGDATRPVVRACVAPAGRVMEAGDCDDTDATVHPGQAELLCDGRDQDCDGTADEDFLLGSACKTEFGCSGVRVCSADGFGVRCSSSESPTTWYVDTDGDGRAGSFATFYCEGPPGSKPTSDDCDDTSRFIGGSEECDRLDNDCDGSVDEDACLTQDWTARTVGGGSAWEAVTTYTTGSAWLAGAGGRLAHVSGSAVTDISACGADDDWKAAWARPSDGRVFLGSTRGKIATTTSASGAECATTSAEGMTSVITGMVGFERNGVTTVYAVTSGGHVLRWEWTDAPVTPTPPVVMEQVAAKLRSIHGQGPDSLFAVGAEDYRPDQVLPRIFRLDTDSGRWVRESLPGDVGTGSLQGVFGVGGGLAYAVGDRGLVLERHDGSWRKLPAPDDAAAPDLLDVVAFHPTVVLVLSNKGGTYLHQFDGSNWSEPAPQAQALLSLDAIAPQEQWAAGEGGTLVRWSSP, encoded by the coding sequence ATGCGTTTATTCCTGCTGTTGATGGGAATGTGGGTGATGGCGGGTTGTCGAAGCGCGGACGCGGGCGCCGTGCGCGTGGAGATCTTCTACGCGACCTTCCGTCCCGGGTGTCTCACCGTGACGGCCGTGGACGCGGCGGACCCGAGCCACTCCGAAACGCAGCAACTCACAGTGGAAGACCGGCACAGCGACAGCAAAACGGTGGCGGTGTTCCGCAAGTCGGACTGGAGCCGCGACCTGCGGGTGACGGCGAGCGCGCACGAGGCCTCGTGCACGGGGCCGGAGGTGGCCACGAGCACGCAGCGGATCCAGGTTCCCGAGAAGGGTTCCACGGTGGTGTACCTGGACCTGCGCGCGGAGGATCTGGACGGAGACGGCTTCGTCTCGGCGCTGGCGCCCGGGAGGGGCACGGACTGCGACGACACGGATGCCACCGTGTACCCCGGAGCCCCGGAGACGTGCGACGGCAAGGACAGCAACTGCTCCGGTGACGAGAGCGACGCCACGGACCCACGCGGCTACTACGTGGACGCGGACGGGGATGGTTACGGCGACGCCACACGCCCGGTGGTGCGGGCCTGCGTGGCGCCCGCGGGCAGGGTGATGGAGGCCGGGGATTGCGACGACACGGACGCCACCGTCCACCCGGGACAGGCCGAGTTGCTCTGTGACGGGCGGGACCAGGACTGCGACGGCACGGCGGACGAGGACTTCCTGTTGGGCTCCGCGTGCAAGACGGAGTTCGGCTGCTCGGGCGTCCGGGTGTGCTCGGCGGATGGCTTCGGGGTGCGGTGCTCCAGTTCCGAGTCTCCGACGACGTGGTACGTGGACACGGACGGAGATGGGCGCGCCGGCTCGTTCGCGACCTTCTACTGCGAGGGGCCTCCCGGCTCGAAGCCCACCTCGGACGACTGCGATGACACCTCGCGCTTCATCGGCGGTTCAGAGGAGTGCGATCGGCTGGACAACGACTGCGATGGCAGCGTGGACGAGGATGCCTGCCTCACCCAGGACTGGACGGCGCGGACCGTCGGCGGTGGCTCGGCCTGGGAGGCGGTGACGACCTACACGACGGGTAGTGCCTGGCTCGCGGGCGCCGGGGGCCGGCTCGCGCACGTGAGCGGCTCCGCGGTCACGGACATCTCCGCCTGCGGCGCGGACGACGACTGGAAGGCGGCCTGGGCGAGGCCGAGCGACGGGCGTGTCTTCCTCGGCTCGACGCGGGGGAAGATCGCCACCACCACCAGCGCATCGGGAGCGGAGTGCGCCACGACCTCCGCCGAGGGCATGACGAGCGTCATCACCGGCATGGTGGGCTTCGAGCGGAACGGCGTCACCACGGTGTACGCGGTGACGAGCGGTGGCCATGTGCTGCGCTGGGAGTGGACGGACGCACCGGTGACGCCCACCCCTCCGGTGGTGATGGAGCAGGTGGCGGCGAAGCTGCGGAGCATTCACGGTCAGGGCCCGGACTCACTGTTCGCCGTGGGCGCCGAGGACTACCGGCCCGATCAGGTCCTGCCACGGATCTTCCGGCTCGACACGGACTCGGGGCGCTGGGTGCGCGAGAGCCTGCCGGGAGACGTGGGCACGGGCTCTCTCCAGGGCGTGTTCGGAGTCGGTGGCGGACTGGCCTACGCGGTGGGTGATCGGGGCCTGGTGCTCGAGCGACACGACGGCTCCTGGCGGAAGCTGCCGGCCCCCGATGACGCGGCGGCGCCGGATCTGCTGGACGTGGTCGCCTTCCACCCCACCGTCGTGCTCGTCCTCTCCAACAAGGGCGGCACGTACCTCCACCAGTTCGATGGCTCGAACTGGAGCGAGCCCGCCCCCCAGGCCCAGGCGCTCCTGTCGCTGGATGCGATCGCGCCCCAGGAGCAGTGGGCCGCCGGAGAGGGCGGCACGCTGGTGCGCTGGAGCTCCCCTTGA
- a CDS encoding efflux RND transporter periplasmic adaptor subunit encodes MALGAALALGTGCGKGSGGTGAQAEQGGKGGRGGGPGGRGPIQFPVEVAPVEARDVEYVISAVGSVEAFEQVQITARVAGVVEQVRFMEGQTVKKGEVLAEIEPTRYSIAVRSAQAALEKAQAAKAEAESAAGRRTAANELKPGLLPAEQIDTAEARARSAAADASAAKAALDQAELNLRDAYVRAPMEGVLQTRTVQTGQYVQPGTVLATLLRRDPLLLRFTVAESDVGRLKTGMPARFTVRSDGRTYTGRISYVADAADPASRMVKVTAEVSGPEAKALRPGAFATVSVPVETARGAPVIPQTAVRPSERGFLTFVVRDGKARERVVELGLRTADGLVEVREGLEPGEQLVVRGGEALKDGAAVRIAEGPKPSFTGEPRRETDGGNGGAAR; translated from the coding sequence ATGGCACTGGGCGCCGCGCTCGCCCTGGGGACGGGGTGTGGCAAGGGCTCGGGCGGCACCGGCGCGCAGGCGGAGCAGGGTGGGAAGGGGGGGAGGGGAGGAGGCCCGGGTGGCCGGGGGCCCATCCAGTTCCCGGTGGAGGTGGCGCCGGTGGAGGCGCGGGACGTGGAGTACGTCATCTCCGCGGTGGGCTCGGTGGAGGCCTTCGAGCAGGTGCAGATCACCGCGCGCGTGGCGGGCGTGGTGGAGCAGGTGCGCTTCATGGAAGGCCAGACGGTGAAGAAGGGCGAGGTGCTCGCGGAGATCGAGCCCACGCGCTACAGCATCGCGGTGCGCTCGGCGCAGGCGGCGCTGGAGAAGGCGCAGGCGGCGAAGGCGGAGGCGGAGTCGGCGGCGGGGCGGCGCACGGCGGCCAACGAGCTGAAGCCAGGGCTGCTGCCGGCCGAGCAGATCGACACCGCCGAGGCCCGGGCGCGCAGTGCCGCGGCGGACGCGAGCGCGGCGAAGGCGGCGTTGGATCAAGCCGAGCTGAACCTGCGCGACGCGTACGTGAGGGCGCCCATGGAGGGCGTGCTGCAGACGCGCACGGTGCAGACGGGGCAGTACGTGCAGCCGGGCACGGTGCTGGCCACGCTGCTGCGGCGCGATCCGCTGCTCCTGCGCTTCACCGTGGCCGAGTCGGACGTGGGCCGGCTGAAGACGGGCATGCCGGCGCGCTTCACGGTGCGCTCGGACGGGCGCACGTACACGGGCCGCATCAGCTACGTGGCGGACGCGGCGGATCCCGCCAGCCGCATGGTGAAGGTGACGGCGGAGGTGAGCGGCCCGGAGGCCAAGGCGCTGCGGCCGGGGGCGTTCGCCACGGTGTCGGTCCCGGTGGAGACGGCCCGGGGAGCTCCGGTCATCCCCCAGACGGCGGTGCGCCCCAGCGAGCGCGGCTTCCTGACCTTCGTGGTGCGGGACGGCAAGGCGCGCGAGCGCGTGGTGGAGCTCGGCCTGCGCACGGCGGACGGGCTCGTGGAGGTGCGCGAGGGGCTCGAGCCCGGCGAGCAACTGGTGGTGCGTGGCGGGGAGGCGCTCAAGGACGGTGCCGCGGTGCGCATCGCCGAGGGCCCCAAGCCCTCCTTCACCGGAGAGCCGCGCCGTGAGACGGACGGCGGCAATGGAGGCGCGGCGCGATGA
- a CDS encoding TolC family protein: MHLIRSAVVVSVCAWLALCVPDARAQEQQPASGPGQPTQEPLTLERAVSLASERNETTLSAQARAEAAEARVAQARAFFFPRLVVNGGYTRRPQESTRQVGDQTVVLQRFNALGGNAIASITLFDARGFPLYQAAKRDSEATALDAREVRRQVAFQAATAFLSTLGLQQVAEAAERRLAYARQSLEEARARAQAGLASTNDVTRAELDVATAEAELVDAVGQAETSRLQLGYLLVVPEVGALAPPETLLGEASRPVDSFAGLADKALERRPDILSAKLRVEQQRALAREPLARLFPSLTASAQGSVTNESGLNGQTFNGFLGLDLTWTLFDGGARYAERRERLALTRALDLDTAARVRGVDVSVERAHVSLRTAQAALSRSQVAMEAARQNAEETTILYRQGLASSLALSDAQVRQFEAEVSLAQAHYALGTALLELRSAVGLDPLGKEP, encoded by the coding sequence ATGCACCTGATCCGCTCCGCCGTTGTCGTCTCCGTGTGTGCCTGGCTGGCTCTATGTGTGCCCGATGCGCGCGCGCAGGAGCAGCAGCCCGCGTCCGGGCCGGGGCAGCCCACGCAGGAGCCACTGACGCTGGAGCGCGCGGTGTCGCTCGCGAGTGAGCGCAACGAGACCACGCTGTCGGCCCAGGCCCGCGCCGAGGCGGCCGAGGCCCGCGTGGCCCAGGCTCGCGCCTTCTTCTTTCCGAGGCTCGTCGTCAACGGCGGCTACACCCGCCGCCCCCAGGAGTCGACGCGGCAGGTGGGAGATCAGACGGTGGTGCTCCAGCGCTTCAATGCCCTGGGCGGCAATGCCATCGCCAGCATCACCCTCTTCGATGCGCGCGGCTTTCCGCTCTACCAGGCGGCGAAGCGGGACAGCGAGGCCACGGCACTGGATGCCAGGGAGGTGCGCCGTCAGGTGGCCTTCCAGGCGGCCACGGCCTTCCTCTCCACGCTGGGCCTGCAGCAGGTGGCCGAGGCCGCCGAGCGCCGGCTCGCCTACGCCCGGCAGTCGCTCGAGGAGGCCCGGGCCCGGGCCCAGGCGGGACTGGCCAGCACCAATGACGTGACGCGCGCGGAACTGGACGTGGCCACCGCGGAGGCGGAGCTGGTTGACGCGGTGGGTCAGGCCGAGACGAGCCGCCTGCAGCTGGGCTACCTGCTGGTGGTGCCCGAGGTGGGAGCATTGGCCCCGCCCGAGACGCTGCTCGGCGAGGCCTCGCGTCCCGTGGACTCCTTCGCGGGGCTGGCCGACAAGGCCCTGGAGCGCCGCCCGGACATCCTCTCCGCGAAGCTGAGGGTGGAGCAGCAGCGGGCCCTCGCGCGCGAGCCCCTCGCCCGGCTATTCCCCTCGCTGACGGCCTCCGCGCAGGGCAGCGTCACCAACGAGTCGGGCCTGAACGGCCAGACCTTCAATGGCTTCCTGGGGTTGGATCTCACCTGGACCCTCTTCGATGGCGGGGCGCGTTACGCCGAGCGCCGTGAGCGGCTGGCCCTGACGCGGGCCCTGGACCTGGACACGGCGGCGAGGGTCCGGGGGGTGGACGTATCCGTGGAGCGCGCGCACGTGTCGCTGCGCACCGCCCAGGCCGCCCTGAGCCGCAGCCAGGTGGCCATGGAGGCCGCCCGCCAGAACGCCGAGGAGACGACCATCCTGTACCGTCAGGGGCTCGCCTCGTCCCTGGCATTGAGTGATGCGCAGGTGAGGCAGTTCGAGGCCGAGGTGTCGCTCGCCCAGGCTCACTATGCATTGGGAACCGCTCTGCTGGAGCTGCGGTCCGCCGTGGGTCTCGATCCGCTGGGGAAGGAGCCGTAA
- a CDS encoding ABC transporter ATP-binding protein, with protein MELRADRLSVLRGERPVLRNSSCTLPPGSRVLMLGHSGAGKTTLFKALAGLVTPSSGQVLWNGEDVARMAPTEKRARQAAFGMVFQTDALFDSLTVRQNVLLPLERRRVPREEAEARADEVLRAVGLTEAADALPERLSGGMRKRAGIARALAARPSVLLADDPFAGLDPGTARQVARVLLEVAGSGSLIVAAPDVPPELPLARWLYLRDGALLYDGPPAPEVETLTDEALA; from the coding sequence ATGGAGCTGCGCGCGGACAGGCTGTCGGTGCTACGAGGCGAGAGGCCCGTCCTCCGGAACTCGAGCTGCACGCTTCCGCCCGGCAGCCGCGTGCTCATGCTGGGACACTCGGGCGCGGGCAAGACGACGCTGTTCAAGGCGCTCGCGGGGCTGGTGACACCGTCCAGTGGGCAGGTGCTCTGGAATGGCGAGGACGTGGCCCGGATGGCGCCCACGGAGAAGCGCGCGCGGCAGGCGGCGTTCGGCATGGTGTTCCAGACGGATGCCCTCTTCGACTCGCTGACGGTGCGCCAGAACGTGCTGCTGCCGCTGGAGCGCCGGCGAGTGCCCCGCGAGGAGGCGGAGGCACGCGCGGACGAGGTGCTGCGCGCGGTGGGCCTCACGGAAGCGGCGGACGCCCTGCCCGAGCGGCTGTCCGGAGGCATGCGCAAGCGGGCCGGCATCGCGCGGGCGCTGGCGGCGAGGCCCTCGGTGCTGCTGGCGGATGACCCCTTCGCGGGGTTGGATCCGGGCACGGCGCGGCAGGTGGCGCGGGTGCTGCTGGAGGTGGCCGGGAGCGGCTCGCTGATCGTCGCCGCGCCCGATGTGCCCCCGGAGCTGCCGCTCGCGCGCTGGCTGTACCTGCGGGACGGAGCGCTGCTGTACGACGGCCCCCCGGCTCCGGAGGTGGAGACGCTGACGGACGAGGCGCTCGCATGA
- a CDS encoding ATP-binding cassette domain-containing protein: MLRFSEVEVTFESGRRVLAGLSADLSTHELTFVAGASGAGKSVLCRLAVGLLRPEAGRVELFGARVDTLPERALRPLRRRAPYLVQGPALLDWRTLRENVAMAAPGLSPDAVHEALAQVGLEAVAERLPTELGPGAKKRAAIARALALRPEYLLLDEPTTGLDRRAAAQVEEVLASLKARGLGALVVSHDYRLLRRLADKVLVVGGGRCAFLGTPEAFLASSEPELRALTAPFLEAASDG, translated from the coding sequence ATGCTGCGCTTCTCGGAGGTGGAGGTGACCTTCGAGTCCGGCCGGCGGGTGCTGGCGGGGCTGAGCGCGGACCTGTCCACGCACGAGCTGACCTTCGTGGCCGGGGCGAGCGGTGCGGGCAAGAGCGTGTTGTGCCGGTTGGCGGTGGGACTGCTGCGGCCGGAGGCGGGCCGGGTGGAGCTCTTCGGCGCGCGGGTGGACACGCTGCCCGAGCGGGCCCTGCGTCCCCTGCGTCGGCGTGCGCCCTACCTGGTGCAGGGCCCGGCGCTGCTCGACTGGCGGACGCTGCGGGAGAACGTGGCGATGGCGGCTCCGGGTCTCTCACCGGACGCGGTGCACGAGGCGCTGGCACAGGTGGGATTGGAAGCGGTGGCCGAGCGGCTGCCCACCGAGTTGGGACCCGGGGCGAAGAAGCGGGCGGCCATCGCCCGGGCGCTGGCGCTGCGGCCGGAGTACCTGTTGCTGGACGAGCCCACCACGGGCCTGGATCGAAGAGCGGCGGCGCAGGTGGAGGAGGTGCTCGCCTCGCTGAAGGCGAGAGGGCTGGGCGCACTGGTGGTGTCCCACGACTACCGGCTGCTGAGGAGGCTGGCGGACAAGGTGCTGGTGGTGGGCGGGGGGCGCTGCGCCTTCCTGGGCACACCCGAGGCGTTCCTGGCATCCTCCGAGCCGGAGCTGCGGGCCCTGACGGCGCCCTTTCTGGAGGCCGCATCGGATGGATGA